The Solanum lycopersicum chromosome 9, SLM_r2.1 genome window below encodes:
- the LOC101260081 gene encoding homeobox protein LUMINIDEPENDENS-like isoform X1 gives MENQLQLALTSPTPPLSSLLDSQKELLNSQIHQLQNIVVQQCNLTGINPLSQEMAAGALSIKIGKRPRDLLNPKAIKYMQSVFSVKDAISKKEAHEISALFGVTVTQVRDFFTAQRTRVRKFLRLSREKPITTNLSIEGPIPLSSDPSSQTEPVPLDSVVPISTEDGKSCSTQDEVLTAMDERDRHFVDNILTLMCKEETFSGRVKLMDWILEVQNPSVLYWFLTKGGVMILSAWLSEAAGEEQTSVLHLILKVLCHLPLHKAFPGHMSAILQNVNSLRFYRTPDISDRARVLLERWSNIFAKSQAMTKHNGVKSASDMHDEMLLQQSISEVVGDEIWNSKIEDVEEAHANLCGTSENSRKLDSPQPVKLLMASSDDSNKRLKGASVTKSRERRKVQLMEQPSERTIARSLGRPAAPATQGRPLSADDIQKAKMREQFLKSKYGKTNNDDSSWVKPQAPNEITSSPNGILLGAPKLQDRPKVEECEKLNSVASQGSSQLENHLKLSLDVEEPPWKRCKKMQIPWKKPPGLQLRYASRVCAGGESKEVDVQNKRVRRETEAIYRTVQEIPLNPKEPWDPEMEPDDTLTTEVPLEQLPDEERAETGVLPQEDRETETAVLASTSNCIATTAKPDLELLATLSNGIATTAKPDLELLNILLKHPGLVYALTSGQGGNLLSEQIVKLLDSIKANERNSLSIQTNLARGAGKKVEVSLPSLTPSSDPGTSGLSMQNSVKNPFSQRSSMVVPEANDVPQHAGLVHSQETHQVSSLLHQQAPLVQQLAQQLALLQAAAASYGVSQHAVLVHSQEIHQASSLVHQQTPLLPQLARQSALLQEAAGSYGVPQHAPLVHSQEIHQASSFVHQQMPLAPQLSQQSAPLQEAAGSYGVPQRAPMDHSQEIHQASSLVHQQTPLVPQLALPQAAAGSYGVRQHGPLVHSQDIHQASSFVHQQMPLAPQLAQQSALLQEAAGSYGNDHRPSLLNPRINQTVLANPMHSQSSAASEPAVNRNNYFFSGSTEYNQQSATAARIQGVTYGNIRSSQMPIANVQQRTISLHAPQMSLERPQLQTQRQPGYAPEHIWGTIPGSALSRVHQENAIPNRYNPHVAGHVEPGLQQAAWRGNNNYAEGAGFESWRPDNRPVRRQEQVARWNYAEPQMNMRDCYRSDWSASSNPWHYSGYRGHADGVNERQGDGPDWSTSRNPEHYSGYRGRADGVNERRGDRRRRS, from the exons ATGGAAAATCAGTTACAGCTAGCCTTGACCAGTCCTACGCCGCCGTTGTCGAGCTTGTTGGACTCGCAGAAGGAACTCCTCAATAGCCAGATACATCAACTCCAAAACATTGTTGTACAACAATGTAACCTAACTGGCATCAATCCCCTCTCTCAAGAGATG GCTGCTGGAGCTCTTTCAATAAAAATTG GTAAAAGGCCAAGGGATCTCCTAAACCCCAAGGCAATCAAGTATATGCAATCTGTTTTCTCTGTCAAAGATGCAATCAGCAAGAAGGAAGCACATGAAATTAGTGCTCTTTTTGGTGTCACAGTCACACAG GTTCGGGACTTCTTTACAGCTCAGCGCACAAGAGTAAGAAAGTTCCTGAGGTTGTCTAGAGAGAAGCCTATCACAACCAATTTATCTATTGAAGGCCCGATCCCATTGAGTTCTGATCCTAGTTCACAAACAGAACCAGTTCCCCTAGACAGTGTGGTTCCAATCTCTACAGAGGATGGAAAATCTTGTTCGACACAAGATGAGGTCCTAACTGCCATGGATGAGAGGGATAGACATTTTGTTGATAATATTCTTACTTTAATGTGCAAGGAAGAAACCTTTTCTGGGAGGGTTAAGCTGATGGACTGGATCTTGGAAGTACAAAACCCCTCTGTGCTATATTG gTTTTTAACTAAAGGGGGTGTCATGATCTTATCTGCATGGTTGAGTGAAGCAGCTGGAGAAGAGCAAACCAGCGTTCTTCATCTCATCCTGAAG GTACTCTGCCATCTTCCTTTACACAAAGCATTTCCTGGACATATGTCTGCTATACTGCAGAATGTTAACAGCCTGCGATTCTATCGGACTCCAG ATATCTCAGACAGGGCAAGAGTTTTGCTTGAAAGATGGAGCAACATATTTGCAAAGAGCCAGGCTATGACGAAACATAATGGGGTTAAATCTGCTAGTGATATGCATGATGAAATGTTATTGCAGCAGAG CATTAGCGAAGTTGTGGGCGACGAAATATGGAACTCAAAAATTGAGGACGTT GAAGAAGCTCATGCAAACCTCTGTGGGACTTCAGAGAATTCAAG GAAGTTGGATTCTCCACAGCCAGTTAAATTGCTTATGGCATCTTCAGATGATTCTAACAAGAGGCTTAAAGGAGCTTCGGTGACTA AATCTCGAGAGCGCAGAAAAGTTCAGCTAATGGAACAACCAAGCGAAAGAACAATAGCAAGGAGCCTAGGAAGACCAGCAGCACCTGCAACTCAAGGCCGCCCACTCTCAGCTGATGATATCCAAAAAGCAAAAATGCGTGAACAGTTTTTGAAGAGTAAATATGGGAAAACTAATAATGATGACAGTTCTTGGGTGAAGCCTCAAGCTCCAAATGAAATTACCTCTTCACCAAATGGTATCTTGCTTGGAGCTCCAAAATTGCAAGATCGGCCTAAAGTTGAGGAATGTGAGAAGCTCAATAGTGTTGCCTCTCAAGGGTCCAGTCAGCTTGAAAATCATCTCAAGTTGAGTCTTGACGTAGAGGAACCTCCATGGAAAAGGTGCAAGAAAATGCAGATCCCATGGAAGAAACCACCAG GGTTGCAGCTCCGATATGCATCGAGGGTTTGTGCAGGGGGTGAGAGTAAAGAAGTCGACGTTCAGAATAAGAGAGTCCGTCGAGAGACGGAAGCCATTTACAGGACAGTCCAGGAAATCCCATTGAACCCCAAGGAACCTTGGGATCCTGAAATGGAGCCTGATGACACATTAACCACTGAAGTCCCGCTTGAGCAATTACCAGATGAGGAACGTGCTGAAACAGGTGTTTTGCCGCAGGAGGACAGAGAAACTGAAACTGCTGTATTGGCTAGTACGTCAAATTGCATTGCAACTACAGCAAAACCTGATTTAGAGTTGCTTGCTACACTGTCAAATGGCATTGCAACTACAGCAAAACCTGATTTAGAGTTGCTTAATATACTGCTAAAACATCCAGGGCTGGTTTATGCTTTGACGTCTGGCCAAGGTGGAAACTTGCTCAGTGAGCAAATTGTAAAGCTGCTTGATTCGATCAAAGCCAACGAGAGGAATTCACTGAGCATTCAAACAAATTTAGCCAGAGGCGCTGGGAAGAAAGTTGAAGTTTCTCTTCCATCCCTCACTCCTTCCAGTGATCCTGGAACG AGTGGATTGTCAATGCAGAACTCTGTTAAAAATCCTTTCTCACAGAGAAGTTCAATGGTGGTTCCAGAAGCAAATGATGTGCCCCAACACGCGGGGTTGGTCCATTCACAGGAAACTCATCAAGTTAGCAGTTTGTTGCATCAGCAGGCGCCCCTTGTGCAACAATTGGCCCAACAGTTGGCACTGCTTCAAGCAGCTGCAGCGTCTTATGGTGTGTCCCAACACGCCGTGTTGGTCCATTCACAGGAAATTCATCAGGCTAGCAGTTTGGTGCATCAACAGACGCCCCTTTTGCCACAATTGGCCCGACAATCTGCACTGCTTCAGGAAGCTGCAGGGTCTTATGGTGTGCCCCAACATGCCCCTTTGGTCCATTCACAGGAAATTCATCAAGCTAGCAGTTTTGTGCATCAGCAGATGCCCCTTGCACCACAATTGTCCCAACAGTCTGCACCGCTTCAGGAAGCTGCAGGGTCTTATGGTGTGCCCCAGCGCGCCCCGATGGACCATTCACAGGAAATTCATCAAGCTAGCAGTTTGGTGCATCAGCAGACGCCCCTTGTGCCACAATTGGCACTGCCTCAAGCAGCTGCAGGGTCTTATGGTGTGCGCCAACACGGCCCGTTGGTCCATTCACAGGACATTCATCAAGCTAGCAGTTTTGTGCATCAGCAGATGCCCCTTGCACCACAATTAGCCCAACAGTCTGCACTGCTTCAGGAAGCTGCAGGGTCTTATGGAAATGATCATCGACCATCTCTGCTAAATCCTCGTATAAACCAGACGGTCCTTGCAAATCCTATGCATTCACAATCATCTGCCGCCTCAGAACCAGCAGTAAATagaaataattactttttctcTGGATCGACGGAATACAATCAACAGAGTGCCACTGCAGCAAGAATCCAAGGTGTAACATATGGTAATATTCGATCTTCGCAAATGCCTATAGCTAATGTACAACAAAGAACTATTAGCCTACATGCACCTCAGATGTCACTAGAAAGGCCACAACTACAAACACAGAGGCAACCTGGATATGCACCTGAACATATATGGGGGACTATACCGGGATCTGCTTTAAGTCGGGTTCATCAAGAAAATGCCATTCCTAATCGTTACAATCCACATGTTGCCGGGCATGTAGAACCAGGATTACAACAGGCTGCGTGGAGAGGAAACAACAACTATGCCGAGGGAGCTGGGTTTGAATCTTGGAGGCCTGATAATAGACCTGTCAGGCGTCAGGAACAGGTAGCAAGATGGAACTATGCAGAACCTCAGATGAATATGAGAGACTGCTACAGATCTGATTGGTCTGCATCGAGTAATCCTTGGCATTATTCTGGTTATCGTGGTCATGCTGATGGTGTGAATGAGAGGCAGGGTGACGGACCTGATTGGTCTACATCGCGTAATCCTGAGCATTATTCTGGTTATCGTGGTCGTGCTGATGGTGTGAATGAGAGGCGGGGTGACAGGAGAAGGAGAAGCTAA
- the LOC101260081 gene encoding homeobox protein LUMINIDEPENDENS-like isoform X2, protein MSKITMELIWITYPCFECDNTLYSCQRRAAGALSIKIGKRPRDLLNPKAIKYMQSVFSVKDAISKKEAHEISALFGVTVTQVRDFFTAQRTRVRKFLRLSREKPITTNLSIEGPIPLSSDPSSQTEPVPLDSVVPISTEDGKSCSTQDEVLTAMDERDRHFVDNILTLMCKEETFSGRVKLMDWILEVQNPSVLYWFLTKGGVMILSAWLSEAAGEEQTSVLHLILKVLCHLPLHKAFPGHMSAILQNVNSLRFYRTPDISDRARVLLERWSNIFAKSQAMTKHNGVKSASDMHDEMLLQQSISEVVGDEIWNSKIEDVEEAHANLCGTSENSRKLDSPQPVKLLMASSDDSNKRLKGASVTKSRERRKVQLMEQPSERTIARSLGRPAAPATQGRPLSADDIQKAKMREQFLKSKYGKTNNDDSSWVKPQAPNEITSSPNGILLGAPKLQDRPKVEECEKLNSVASQGSSQLENHLKLSLDVEEPPWKRCKKMQIPWKKPPGLQLRYASRVCAGGESKEVDVQNKRVRRETEAIYRTVQEIPLNPKEPWDPEMEPDDTLTTEVPLEQLPDEERAETGVLPQEDRETETAVLASTSNCIATTAKPDLELLATLSNGIATTAKPDLELLNILLKHPGLVYALTSGQGGNLLSEQIVKLLDSIKANERNSLSIQTNLARGAGKKVEVSLPSLTPSSDPGTSGLSMQNSVKNPFSQRSSMVVPEANDVPQHAGLVHSQETHQVSSLLHQQAPLVQQLAQQLALLQAAAASYGVSQHAVLVHSQEIHQASSLVHQQTPLLPQLARQSALLQEAAGSYGVPQHAPLVHSQEIHQASSFVHQQMPLAPQLSQQSAPLQEAAGSYGVPQRAPMDHSQEIHQASSLVHQQTPLVPQLALPQAAAGSYGVRQHGPLVHSQDIHQASSFVHQQMPLAPQLAQQSALLQEAAGSYGNDHRPSLLNPRINQTVLANPMHSQSSAASEPAVNRNNYFFSGSTEYNQQSATAARIQGVTYGNIRSSQMPIANVQQRTISLHAPQMSLERPQLQTQRQPGYAPEHIWGTIPGSALSRVHQENAIPNRYNPHVAGHVEPGLQQAAWRGNNNYAEGAGFESWRPDNRPVRRQEQVARWNYAEPQMNMRDCYRSDWSASSNPWHYSGYRGHADGVNERQGDGPDWSTSRNPEHYSGYRGRADGVNERRGDRRRRS, encoded by the exons ATGAGCAAGATCACCATGGAATTGATATGGATCACCTATCCTTGCTTTGAGTGTGACAATACTCTCTATAGCTGTCAAAGAAGG GCTGCTGGAGCTCTTTCAATAAAAATTG GTAAAAGGCCAAGGGATCTCCTAAACCCCAAGGCAATCAAGTATATGCAATCTGTTTTCTCTGTCAAAGATGCAATCAGCAAGAAGGAAGCACATGAAATTAGTGCTCTTTTTGGTGTCACAGTCACACAG GTTCGGGACTTCTTTACAGCTCAGCGCACAAGAGTAAGAAAGTTCCTGAGGTTGTCTAGAGAGAAGCCTATCACAACCAATTTATCTATTGAAGGCCCGATCCCATTGAGTTCTGATCCTAGTTCACAAACAGAACCAGTTCCCCTAGACAGTGTGGTTCCAATCTCTACAGAGGATGGAAAATCTTGTTCGACACAAGATGAGGTCCTAACTGCCATGGATGAGAGGGATAGACATTTTGTTGATAATATTCTTACTTTAATGTGCAAGGAAGAAACCTTTTCTGGGAGGGTTAAGCTGATGGACTGGATCTTGGAAGTACAAAACCCCTCTGTGCTATATTG gTTTTTAACTAAAGGGGGTGTCATGATCTTATCTGCATGGTTGAGTGAAGCAGCTGGAGAAGAGCAAACCAGCGTTCTTCATCTCATCCTGAAG GTACTCTGCCATCTTCCTTTACACAAAGCATTTCCTGGACATATGTCTGCTATACTGCAGAATGTTAACAGCCTGCGATTCTATCGGACTCCAG ATATCTCAGACAGGGCAAGAGTTTTGCTTGAAAGATGGAGCAACATATTTGCAAAGAGCCAGGCTATGACGAAACATAATGGGGTTAAATCTGCTAGTGATATGCATGATGAAATGTTATTGCAGCAGAG CATTAGCGAAGTTGTGGGCGACGAAATATGGAACTCAAAAATTGAGGACGTT GAAGAAGCTCATGCAAACCTCTGTGGGACTTCAGAGAATTCAAG GAAGTTGGATTCTCCACAGCCAGTTAAATTGCTTATGGCATCTTCAGATGATTCTAACAAGAGGCTTAAAGGAGCTTCGGTGACTA AATCTCGAGAGCGCAGAAAAGTTCAGCTAATGGAACAACCAAGCGAAAGAACAATAGCAAGGAGCCTAGGAAGACCAGCAGCACCTGCAACTCAAGGCCGCCCACTCTCAGCTGATGATATCCAAAAAGCAAAAATGCGTGAACAGTTTTTGAAGAGTAAATATGGGAAAACTAATAATGATGACAGTTCTTGGGTGAAGCCTCAAGCTCCAAATGAAATTACCTCTTCACCAAATGGTATCTTGCTTGGAGCTCCAAAATTGCAAGATCGGCCTAAAGTTGAGGAATGTGAGAAGCTCAATAGTGTTGCCTCTCAAGGGTCCAGTCAGCTTGAAAATCATCTCAAGTTGAGTCTTGACGTAGAGGAACCTCCATGGAAAAGGTGCAAGAAAATGCAGATCCCATGGAAGAAACCACCAG GGTTGCAGCTCCGATATGCATCGAGGGTTTGTGCAGGGGGTGAGAGTAAAGAAGTCGACGTTCAGAATAAGAGAGTCCGTCGAGAGACGGAAGCCATTTACAGGACAGTCCAGGAAATCCCATTGAACCCCAAGGAACCTTGGGATCCTGAAATGGAGCCTGATGACACATTAACCACTGAAGTCCCGCTTGAGCAATTACCAGATGAGGAACGTGCTGAAACAGGTGTTTTGCCGCAGGAGGACAGAGAAACTGAAACTGCTGTATTGGCTAGTACGTCAAATTGCATTGCAACTACAGCAAAACCTGATTTAGAGTTGCTTGCTACACTGTCAAATGGCATTGCAACTACAGCAAAACCTGATTTAGAGTTGCTTAATATACTGCTAAAACATCCAGGGCTGGTTTATGCTTTGACGTCTGGCCAAGGTGGAAACTTGCTCAGTGAGCAAATTGTAAAGCTGCTTGATTCGATCAAAGCCAACGAGAGGAATTCACTGAGCATTCAAACAAATTTAGCCAGAGGCGCTGGGAAGAAAGTTGAAGTTTCTCTTCCATCCCTCACTCCTTCCAGTGATCCTGGAACG AGTGGATTGTCAATGCAGAACTCTGTTAAAAATCCTTTCTCACAGAGAAGTTCAATGGTGGTTCCAGAAGCAAATGATGTGCCCCAACACGCGGGGTTGGTCCATTCACAGGAAACTCATCAAGTTAGCAGTTTGTTGCATCAGCAGGCGCCCCTTGTGCAACAATTGGCCCAACAGTTGGCACTGCTTCAAGCAGCTGCAGCGTCTTATGGTGTGTCCCAACACGCCGTGTTGGTCCATTCACAGGAAATTCATCAGGCTAGCAGTTTGGTGCATCAACAGACGCCCCTTTTGCCACAATTGGCCCGACAATCTGCACTGCTTCAGGAAGCTGCAGGGTCTTATGGTGTGCCCCAACATGCCCCTTTGGTCCATTCACAGGAAATTCATCAAGCTAGCAGTTTTGTGCATCAGCAGATGCCCCTTGCACCACAATTGTCCCAACAGTCTGCACCGCTTCAGGAAGCTGCAGGGTCTTATGGTGTGCCCCAGCGCGCCCCGATGGACCATTCACAGGAAATTCATCAAGCTAGCAGTTTGGTGCATCAGCAGACGCCCCTTGTGCCACAATTGGCACTGCCTCAAGCAGCTGCAGGGTCTTATGGTGTGCGCCAACACGGCCCGTTGGTCCATTCACAGGACATTCATCAAGCTAGCAGTTTTGTGCATCAGCAGATGCCCCTTGCACCACAATTAGCCCAACAGTCTGCACTGCTTCAGGAAGCTGCAGGGTCTTATGGAAATGATCATCGACCATCTCTGCTAAATCCTCGTATAAACCAGACGGTCCTTGCAAATCCTATGCATTCACAATCATCTGCCGCCTCAGAACCAGCAGTAAATagaaataattactttttctcTGGATCGACGGAATACAATCAACAGAGTGCCACTGCAGCAAGAATCCAAGGTGTAACATATGGTAATATTCGATCTTCGCAAATGCCTATAGCTAATGTACAACAAAGAACTATTAGCCTACATGCACCTCAGATGTCACTAGAAAGGCCACAACTACAAACACAGAGGCAACCTGGATATGCACCTGAACATATATGGGGGACTATACCGGGATCTGCTTTAAGTCGGGTTCATCAAGAAAATGCCATTCCTAATCGTTACAATCCACATGTTGCCGGGCATGTAGAACCAGGATTACAACAGGCTGCGTGGAGAGGAAACAACAACTATGCCGAGGGAGCTGGGTTTGAATCTTGGAGGCCTGATAATAGACCTGTCAGGCGTCAGGAACAGGTAGCAAGATGGAACTATGCAGAACCTCAGATGAATATGAGAGACTGCTACAGATCTGATTGGTCTGCATCGAGTAATCCTTGGCATTATTCTGGTTATCGTGGTCATGCTGATGGTGTGAATGAGAGGCAGGGTGACGGACCTGATTGGTCTACATCGCGTAATCCTGAGCATTATTCTGGTTATCGTGGTCGTGCTGATGGTGTGAATGAGAGGCGGGGTGACAGGAGAAGGAGAAGCTAA
- the LOC101260081 gene encoding homeobox protein LUMINIDEPENDENS-like isoform X3 codes for MQSVFSVKDAISKKEAHEISALFGVTVTQVRDFFTAQRTRVRKFLRLSREKPITTNLSIEGPIPLSSDPSSQTEPVPLDSVVPISTEDGKSCSTQDEVLTAMDERDRHFVDNILTLMCKEETFSGRVKLMDWILEVQNPSVLYWFLTKGGVMILSAWLSEAAGEEQTSVLHLILKVLCHLPLHKAFPGHMSAILQNVNSLRFYRTPDISDRARVLLERWSNIFAKSQAMTKHNGVKSASDMHDEMLLQQSISEVVGDEIWNSKIEDVEEAHANLCGTSENSRKLDSPQPVKLLMASSDDSNKRLKGASVTKSRERRKVQLMEQPSERTIARSLGRPAAPATQGRPLSADDIQKAKMREQFLKSKYGKTNNDDSSWVKPQAPNEITSSPNGILLGAPKLQDRPKVEECEKLNSVASQGSSQLENHLKLSLDVEEPPWKRCKKMQIPWKKPPGLQLRYASRVCAGGESKEVDVQNKRVRRETEAIYRTVQEIPLNPKEPWDPEMEPDDTLTTEVPLEQLPDEERAETGVLPQEDRETETAVLASTSNCIATTAKPDLELLATLSNGIATTAKPDLELLNILLKHPGLVYALTSGQGGNLLSEQIVKLLDSIKANERNSLSIQTNLARGAGKKVEVSLPSLTPSSDPGTSGLSMQNSVKNPFSQRSSMVVPEANDVPQHAGLVHSQETHQVSSLLHQQAPLVQQLAQQLALLQAAAASYGVSQHAVLVHSQEIHQASSLVHQQTPLLPQLARQSALLQEAAGSYGVPQHAPLVHSQEIHQASSFVHQQMPLAPQLSQQSAPLQEAAGSYGVPQRAPMDHSQEIHQASSLVHQQTPLVPQLALPQAAAGSYGVRQHGPLVHSQDIHQASSFVHQQMPLAPQLAQQSALLQEAAGSYGNDHRPSLLNPRINQTVLANPMHSQSSAASEPAVNRNNYFFSGSTEYNQQSATAARIQGVTYGNIRSSQMPIANVQQRTISLHAPQMSLERPQLQTQRQPGYAPEHIWGTIPGSALSRVHQENAIPNRYNPHVAGHVEPGLQQAAWRGNNNYAEGAGFESWRPDNRPVRRQEQVARWNYAEPQMNMRDCYRSDWSASSNPWHYSGYRGHADGVNERQGDGPDWSTSRNPEHYSGYRGRADGVNERRGDRRRRS; via the exons ATGCAATCTGTTTTCTCTGTCAAAGATGCAATCAGCAAGAAGGAAGCACATGAAATTAGTGCTCTTTTTGGTGTCACAGTCACACAG GTTCGGGACTTCTTTACAGCTCAGCGCACAAGAGTAAGAAAGTTCCTGAGGTTGTCTAGAGAGAAGCCTATCACAACCAATTTATCTATTGAAGGCCCGATCCCATTGAGTTCTGATCCTAGTTCACAAACAGAACCAGTTCCCCTAGACAGTGTGGTTCCAATCTCTACAGAGGATGGAAAATCTTGTTCGACACAAGATGAGGTCCTAACTGCCATGGATGAGAGGGATAGACATTTTGTTGATAATATTCTTACTTTAATGTGCAAGGAAGAAACCTTTTCTGGGAGGGTTAAGCTGATGGACTGGATCTTGGAAGTACAAAACCCCTCTGTGCTATATTG gTTTTTAACTAAAGGGGGTGTCATGATCTTATCTGCATGGTTGAGTGAAGCAGCTGGAGAAGAGCAAACCAGCGTTCTTCATCTCATCCTGAAG GTACTCTGCCATCTTCCTTTACACAAAGCATTTCCTGGACATATGTCTGCTATACTGCAGAATGTTAACAGCCTGCGATTCTATCGGACTCCAG ATATCTCAGACAGGGCAAGAGTTTTGCTTGAAAGATGGAGCAACATATTTGCAAAGAGCCAGGCTATGACGAAACATAATGGGGTTAAATCTGCTAGTGATATGCATGATGAAATGTTATTGCAGCAGAG CATTAGCGAAGTTGTGGGCGACGAAATATGGAACTCAAAAATTGAGGACGTT GAAGAAGCTCATGCAAACCTCTGTGGGACTTCAGAGAATTCAAG GAAGTTGGATTCTCCACAGCCAGTTAAATTGCTTATGGCATCTTCAGATGATTCTAACAAGAGGCTTAAAGGAGCTTCGGTGACTA AATCTCGAGAGCGCAGAAAAGTTCAGCTAATGGAACAACCAAGCGAAAGAACAATAGCAAGGAGCCTAGGAAGACCAGCAGCACCTGCAACTCAAGGCCGCCCACTCTCAGCTGATGATATCCAAAAAGCAAAAATGCGTGAACAGTTTTTGAAGAGTAAATATGGGAAAACTAATAATGATGACAGTTCTTGGGTGAAGCCTCAAGCTCCAAATGAAATTACCTCTTCACCAAATGGTATCTTGCTTGGAGCTCCAAAATTGCAAGATCGGCCTAAAGTTGAGGAATGTGAGAAGCTCAATAGTGTTGCCTCTCAAGGGTCCAGTCAGCTTGAAAATCATCTCAAGTTGAGTCTTGACGTAGAGGAACCTCCATGGAAAAGGTGCAAGAAAATGCAGATCCCATGGAAGAAACCACCAG GGTTGCAGCTCCGATATGCATCGAGGGTTTGTGCAGGGGGTGAGAGTAAAGAAGTCGACGTTCAGAATAAGAGAGTCCGTCGAGAGACGGAAGCCATTTACAGGACAGTCCAGGAAATCCCATTGAACCCCAAGGAACCTTGGGATCCTGAAATGGAGCCTGATGACACATTAACCACTGAAGTCCCGCTTGAGCAATTACCAGATGAGGAACGTGCTGAAACAGGTGTTTTGCCGCAGGAGGACAGAGAAACTGAAACTGCTGTATTGGCTAGTACGTCAAATTGCATTGCAACTACAGCAAAACCTGATTTAGAGTTGCTTGCTACACTGTCAAATGGCATTGCAACTACAGCAAAACCTGATTTAGAGTTGCTTAATATACTGCTAAAACATCCAGGGCTGGTTTATGCTTTGACGTCTGGCCAAGGTGGAAACTTGCTCAGTGAGCAAATTGTAAAGCTGCTTGATTCGATCAAAGCCAACGAGAGGAATTCACTGAGCATTCAAACAAATTTAGCCAGAGGCGCTGGGAAGAAAGTTGAAGTTTCTCTTCCATCCCTCACTCCTTCCAGTGATCCTGGAACG AGTGGATTGTCAATGCAGAACTCTGTTAAAAATCCTTTCTCACAGAGAAGTTCAATGGTGGTTCCAGAAGCAAATGATGTGCCCCAACACGCGGGGTTGGTCCATTCACAGGAAACTCATCAAGTTAGCAGTTTGTTGCATCAGCAGGCGCCCCTTGTGCAACAATTGGCCCAACAGTTGGCACTGCTTCAAGCAGCTGCAGCGTCTTATGGTGTGTCCCAACACGCCGTGTTGGTCCATTCACAGGAAATTCATCAGGCTAGCAGTTTGGTGCATCAACAGACGCCCCTTTTGCCACAATTGGCCCGACAATCTGCACTGCTTCAGGAAGCTGCAGGGTCTTATGGTGTGCCCCAACATGCCCCTTTGGTCCATTCACAGGAAATTCATCAAGCTAGCAGTTTTGTGCATCAGCAGATGCCCCTTGCACCACAATTGTCCCAACAGTCTGCACCGCTTCAGGAAGCTGCAGGGTCTTATGGTGTGCCCCAGCGCGCCCCGATGGACCATTCACAGGAAATTCATCAAGCTAGCAGTTTGGTGCATCAGCAGACGCCCCTTGTGCCACAATTGGCACTGCCTCAAGCAGCTGCAGGGTCTTATGGTGTGCGCCAACACGGCCCGTTGGTCCATTCACAGGACATTCATCAAGCTAGCAGTTTTGTGCATCAGCAGATGCCCCTTGCACCACAATTAGCCCAACAGTCTGCACTGCTTCAGGAAGCTGCAGGGTCTTATGGAAATGATCATCGACCATCTCTGCTAAATCCTCGTATAAACCAGACGGTCCTTGCAAATCCTATGCATTCACAATCATCTGCCGCCTCAGAACCAGCAGTAAATagaaataattactttttctcTGGATCGACGGAATACAATCAACAGAGTGCCACTGCAGCAAGAATCCAAGGTGTAACATATGGTAATATTCGATCTTCGCAAATGCCTATAGCTAATGTACAACAAAGAACTATTAGCCTACATGCACCTCAGATGTCACTAGAAAGGCCACAACTACAAACACAGAGGCAACCTGGATATGCACCTGAACATATATGGGGGACTATACCGGGATCTGCTTTAAGTCGGGTTCATCAAGAAAATGCCATTCCTAATCGTTACAATCCACATGTTGCCGGGCATGTAGAACCAGGATTACAACAGGCTGCGTGGAGAGGAAACAACAACTATGCCGAGGGAGCTGGGTTTGAATCTTGGAGGCCTGATAATAGACCTGTCAGGCGTCAGGAACAGGTAGCAAGATGGAACTATGCAGAACCTCAGATGAATATGAGAGACTGCTACAGATCTGATTGGTCTGCATCGAGTAATCCTTGGCATTATTCTGGTTATCGTGGTCATGCTGATGGTGTGAATGAGAGGCAGGGTGACGGACCTGATTGGTCTACATCGCGTAATCCTGAGCATTATTCTGGTTATCGTGGTCGTGCTGATGGTGTGAATGAGAGGCGGGGTGACAGGAGAAGGAGAAGCTAA